One Besnoitia besnoiti strain Bb-Ger1 chromosome VIII, whole genome shotgun sequence DNA segment encodes these proteins:
- a CDS encoding SAG-related sequence (encoded by transcript BESB_081660), with product MKLSLASLGATVAITFCLGQANGSLRDSQQQLVPDPLPAPTETRKCAPAKKLELMISEPKETAAFICPTTLPVLDPEYAEASVQKVYLGKEVKNLREILTDATLIKTTSTPQSNGQGTKAAASQSADEGYTLTVPQLPHEKTTIAFKCKPQNGEKEEQLEGKGTPAEACEVFITVASSGTSAALQTVSAATAIIGFLSAATNGVL from the exons ATGAAGCTCTCCCTGGCCTCCCTCGGCGCCACAGTCGCTATTACGTTCTGCCTCGGGCAGGCGAACGGCAGCCTCCGTGATTCTCAACAGCAACTCGTACCCGACCCCCTGCCGGCTCCTACGGAAACACGCAAGTGCGCCCCAGCGAAAAAACTGGAGCTAATGATTTCTGAGCCGAAAGAGACCGCCGCGTTTATTTGCCCGACGACACTTCCGGTGCTGGACCCGGAATATGCTGAAGCATCCGTCCAGAAAGTGTACCTTGGCAAAGAGGTAAAGAATCTCAGAGAAATCCTTACGGACGCGACGTTGATAAAAACTACCTCAACACCACAGTCCAATGGACAGGGAACCAAGGCTGCGGCCTCCCAAAGCGCAGACGAGGGGTATACCTTAACTGTTCCTCAGCTGCCGCATGAGAAGACAACAATCGCTTTCAAATGCAAGCCCCAGAACGGGGAGAAAGAGGAGCAGTTGGAGGGGAAGGGCACACCGGCCGAAGCATGCGAGGTTTTCATCACAGTGGCATCATCAG GAACATCTGCAGCCCTTCAAACGGTCTCCGCTGCGACCGCCATCAtcggcttcctctccgcggccaCAAATGGCGTCCTGTAG
- a CDS encoding hypothetical protein (encoded by transcript BESB_081670): MKLPIASLGAAAAALLSLQAASATPTSTGAPTDTGSSNLLKDVAICSSGQLKLSVSAPNGAAAFRCSADFPDLSPDFATSAQEQKVLLGGQEKLLREIVSGATLEQKKVPLTGANPATKEQDQSPTTNENVYVLTVPKLPPETTAVTLKCIKKSGGPQALASTTGSCEVLITVASSASSAALQPALAAVVGLLSLGTTAVLQLAA, from the exons ATGAAGCTCCCCATTGcttccctcggcgccgctgcggcagctctgTTGTCGCTccaggcagcgagcgccacCCCCACGTCGACGGGAGCGCCAACCGACACAGGGTCATCCAACTTGCTCAAAGATGTGGCGATATGTTCCAGTGGACAGCTCAAGCTGTCGGTGTCGGCTCCCAACGGAGCAGCAGCATTCAGATGCTCCGCCGACTTTCCTGACCTTAGCCCCGATTTCGCAACCTCCGCACAGGAGCAGAAAGTGCTTCTTGGCGGTCAAGAGAAGCTCCTAAGGGAGATTGTTTCTGGTGCCACGCTCGAACAAAAAAAGGTTCCACTCACCGGCGCGAACCCTGCCACCAAGGAGCAGGACCAGTCTCCCACCACAAACGAGAATGTGTACGTGCTGACAGTGCCTAAGTTGCCGCCGGAGACAACTGCAGTAACGCTCAAATGCATCAAGAAAAGCGGCGGACCGCAGGCTTTGGCGAGCACTACTGGTTCTTGCGAGGTGCTCATTACCGTGGCATCATCAG CATCATCCGCAGCGCTCCAGCCAGCACTTGCGGCAGTCGTCGGACTCCTCTCCCTTGGCACCACCGCGGTTCTCCAGCTTGCTGCATGA
- a CDS encoding hypothetical protein (encoded by transcript BESB_081680), with protein MKLNLASVGVAAVLAFSAREAAAIRQATSQHPVADPPQEEKIQTCSGKPLKLSISETNGSAAFICPSALSLLDPTYTQDTKDQLVHFGNETKKLTEVLPKAKLEKAAVSASSPSQPASRTPSGGGDQQTLGDVYKLTVSELPAQETAVRFKCTAAGKKAEEEHAQQKSASSQEVTSPTQTECEVTVTVASSAGASAAFRPAHLATVVASIAAMSGYRHFCA; from the exons ATGAAGCTCAACCTTGCGTCCGTGGGCGTGGCTGCCGTCCTCGCATTCTCTgctcgcgaggcagcggccaTCCGCCAGGCCACATCGCAACACCCGGTCGCGGATCCACCACAAGAAGAGAAGATACAGACTTGCTCCGGTAAACCGCTGAAGCTGTCAATCTCGGAGACCAACGGATCAGCTGCTTTCATATGCCCCAGCGCATTGTCGCTGCTCGACCCCACATACACGCAAGACACCAAGGACCAGCTGGTTCACTTCGGCAACGAGACGAAAAAGCTTACCGAGGTTCTGCCGAAGGCTAAGCTGGAGAAAGCGGCAGTTTCCGCTTCAAGCCCAAGTCAGCCTGCCTCTCGTACGCCCAGTGGTGGGGGAGACCAGCAGACTCTTGGAGATGTATACAAGCTGACCGTGTCGGAGTTGCCCGCGCAGGAGACAGCAGTACGATTCAAATGTACGGCAGCTGGCAAgaaagcagaagaggagcaCGCGCAGCAAAAGAGCGCTTCGAGCCAAGAGGTTACCAGCCCTACTCAGACGGAGTGCGAAGTCACCGTCACCGTGGCGTCATCAG caggcgcgtccgcagcgtTCCGCCCGGCTCATTTGGCGACTGTGGTTGCGAGCATTGCCGCCATGAGCGGGTATCGTCACTTCTGTGCGTGA
- a CDS encoding SAG-related sequence (encoded by transcript BESB_081690) translates to MRVLLAYLGAAAAIALSLPGASAVRQAPRQSPTENEASTEPKVPTCEKAELPLSISAANGTAAFRCHKELQLLSPEYRGAVEKQEVYVGNETKVLSTVLRNAKLEKREVPAAGEKNPSRNSEVGLNSPSKENVYILTVPELPTEETKISFKCQAASPGEHEKVQNSPREEGGNNPSPKECKVTVTVASSAGASAAFQPALITPAIAGLLSTIAAGVLQLRA, encoded by the exons ATGAGAGTGCTTCTTGCGTATctgggcgctgctgccgccatcGCGCTCTCCCTCCCCGGGGCAAGCGCCGTCCGCCAAGCACCACGACAGTCGCCAACCGAGAACGAGGCATCGACTGAGCCGAAGGTGCCAACATGCGAAAAAGCGGAGTTGCCGCTGTCTATATCGGCAGCAAACGGGACGGCAGCGTTCAGATGCCACAAAGAGCTCCAGCTGCTCAGCCCGGAATACCGGGGCGCCGTGGAGAAGCAAGAAGTATACGTTGGAAACGAGACAAAGGTGCTCAGCACGGTTCTCCGCAATGCGAAActggagaagagagaggtgCCGGCTGCTGGCGAGAAGAACCCGTCTAGAAACTCAGAAGTGGGGCTGAACAGTCCCTCTAAGGAGAACGTGTACATTCTCACAGTGCCTGAATTGCCTACGGAGGAGACAAAGATAAGTTTCAAGTGCCAGGCAGCCAGCCCTGGCGAACACGAGAAAGTGCAGAACTCACCCAGGGAAGAAGGGGGAAATAACCCTTCACCAAAGGAATGCAAGGTCACTGTAACGGTGGCTTCATCAG caggcgcctcggctgcgttTCAACCAGCCCTCATAACGCCCGCCATTGCCGGACTCCTGTCGACGATCGCTGCTGGTGTTCTTCAGCTCCGGGCATGA